A genomic stretch from Puntigrus tetrazona isolate hp1 chromosome 6, ASM1883169v1, whole genome shotgun sequence includes:
- the cobll1a gene encoding uncharacterized protein cobll1a isoform X1: MDPQDLIDRDITLTVLLPGGQETTATVHGSKPVMDVLVTLCAQHRLVPSDHAIKLISTNQNHINFKPNSMIGSVDFERVVVQTKGCDNKKKPHVPVATVRLLINYKKSHKAVVRVNPTVPLAELMPTVCEKCEFDPDATILLKTYQSEEPLDLTKTLNDYGIRELYAKDIKVVPNNPADPVLTHKGDEEEQKTSVKEKNQREKGNKGFFGLFKKNKKTPEQAVIGSAPNSPERNDQCTDRVNGVNGHSASPGGPADMPKKRRAPRPPMTASQSVACGRHTRDSSDLSESESSRKQGQLSPISSTESSLKRTKRRAPPPPLDGPTPSDSDNKVEDAQGGDKSSDKYRNCIADRCPAITKVMSELVESLQARQQRTLSYANSSVYQHQLPEDPPTGLFSEHHTPEAELKALSGCQLLRKPSERESLTTFTVVPLRRHQSRRCFEVPLTLQTPDIAEAEQELCPGDPEICTTELSEAIPSEPFRNVCEGSDKSKHLPRVPHLQPAEQENQAWTDVGSDNLKLVDEQDQCINPEDMEMESSESPVRSLCKPEHLGSTINNLELNGNCAYPSKQADKPADKSPIDPKVGPEEQEKIEEQALVENGEEKDWVEEYKERRRRFLGGGGGCNDSLKRLDVWGRIQREFTHMQEETTMQEKDFPSPPPPVYWDSENKEEMQICDKDLDQSANYLPYSEPKSYSTQTNSDPDTSSAENVCSSDPEPHRTSLLSKSHSSFEPCPPATVSLFALAVFQKAKLSKPGLDPNCSRRRELPMNTHSN, encoded by the exons ATGGATCCCCAAGATCTCATAGACAGGGACATCACTCTGACTGTACTGCTCCCAGGAGGACAGGAGACCACGGCCACAGTGCATGGCAG TAAACCAGTTATGGATGTTCTGGTTACACTGTGTGCTCAACACCGTCTCGTTCCATCGGATCATGCCATTAAGCTTATTTCAACAAACCAAAACCACATCAATTTCAAACCTAACTCCATGATTGGCTCCGTTGACTTTGAAAGAGTTGTCGTGCAAACTAAAGGGTGCGATAACAAGAAGAAACCTCATGTTCCTGTG GCAACAGTTCGTCTTCTGATAAACTACAAGAAGTCCCATAAGGCAGTAGTACGGGTCAATCCCACAGTGCCTCTGGCTGAGCTGATGCCCACAGTGTGTGAGAAGTGTGAGTTCGACCCTGATGCCACCATCTTACTGAAGACATATCAATCAGAGGAACCTCTGGATCTCACCAAAACACTCAATGATTATGGAATCAGGGAGCTGTATGCCAAAGACATTAAAG tggTACCAAACAATCCTGCTGATCCTGTATTAACCCATAAAG GTGATGAGGAGGAACAGAAAACCTCAGTTAAAGAAAAGAACCAAAGAGAGAAGGGAAACAAAGGTTTCTTTGGTTTATTCAAGAAGAATAAGAAAACACCTGAGCAG GCTGTGATTGGCAGTGCTCCAAATTCTCCCGAGCGTAACGACCAATGCACGGACAGGGTGAACGGTGTTAACGGTCACTCAGCCTCACCCGGGGGCCCTGCCGACATGCCAAAAAAGAGACGCGCTCCACGGCCTCCTATGACAGCGTCCCAGAGTGTTGCCTGTGGGCGTCACACCAGAGACTCTTCTGACCTATCAGAGAGCGAATCTTCTAGAAAACAG GGTCAACTCAGCCCCATCTCTTCCACCGAGTCCTCCCTTAAAAGGACTAAACGGAGAGCTCCGCCCCCTCCGCTTGATGGCCCCACCCCATCCGATTCGGATAACAAag TAGAGGATGCTCAAGGGGGTGACAAGAGTTCAGACAAATACAGAAACTGCATTGCCGACCGCTGCCCTGCAATCACTAAAGTTATGAGTGAACTTGTAGAATCTCTGCAGGCACGGCAACAGAGAACACTGTCTTATGCAAA CTCTTCTGTATACCAGCATCAGCTACCCGAGGATCCTCCTACAGGTTTGTTTTCTGAGCATCACACCCCTGAGGCTGAGCTTAAGGCACTCTCTGGCTGTCAGCTGCTGAGAAAACCCTCTGAGAGAGAAAGTTTGACCACCTTCACCGTAGTCCCCCTGAGACGCCATCAGAGCAGGCGGTGTTTTGAGGTGCCACTAACCTTACAGACACCCGACATCGCTGAAGCAGAGCAAGAGCTGTGCCCTGGAGACCCAGAGATCTGCACCACAGAGCTTTCGGAAGCAATCCCATCTGAACCTTTTAGAAATGTGTGCGAGGGTTCAGATAAAAGCAAGCACTTGCCAAGGGTTCCACATCTACAGCCTGCTGAGCAAGAGAATCAAGCTTGGACAGATGTAGGGAGTGACAATTTGAAACTTGTAGATGAACAGGACCAATGTATTAATCCAGAAGACATGGAGATGGAGAGTTCAGAATCACCTGTAAGAAGTCTTTGTAAACCAGAACATTTAGGCAGTACGATTAATAATCTAGAACTAAATGGCAACTGTGCATATCCTTCAAAGCAAGCTGATAAACCTGCTGACAAGTCACCAATCGATCCAAAAGTGGGCCCTGAGGAGCAAGAGAAGATTGAAGAACAAGCTTTGGTGGAGAACGGAGAAGAAAAGGATTGGGTAGAAGAATacaaagagaggaggaggaggtttCTTGGTGGTGGTGGCGGCTGTAATGATAGTTTGAAAAGATTAGATGTTTGGGGAAGGATTCAAAGAGAATTTACACACATGCAAGAAGAGACAACAATGCAAGAAAAGGACTTCCCATCACCTCCACCGCCTGTCTACTGGGACAGTGAAAATAAAGAGGAAATGCAGATCTGCGATAAAGACCTTGACCAATCTGCAAACTATCTGCCCTACTCCGAACCGAAATCCTACTCTACCCAAACCAACAGTGATCCAGACACCTCTAGTGCCGAAAACGTCTGCAGCTCTGATCCAGAGCCTCACAGAACCTCCTTGTTATCTAAATCGCATTCAAGCTTTGAACCCTGCCCTCCTGCAACAGTGTCTCTTTTCGCCTTGGCTGTATTTCAGAAAGCTAAGCTCTCCAAACCAGGCCTGGATCCCAACTGCTCCAGGAGACGGGAGCTGCCCATGAACACGCACA gTAATTGA
- the cobll1a gene encoding uncharacterized protein cobll1a isoform X2, giving the protein MDPQDLIDRDITLTVLLPGGQETTATVHGSKPVMDVLVTLCAQHRLVPSDHAIKLISTNQNHINFKPNSMIGSVDFERVVVQTKGCDNKKKPHVPVATVRLLINYKKSHKAVVRVNPTVPLAELMPTVCEKCEFDPDATILLKTYQSEEPLDLTKTLNDYGIRELYAKDIKVVPNNPADPVLTHKGDEEEQKTSVKEKNQREKGNKGFFGLFKKNKKTPEQAVIGSAPNSPERNDQCTDRVNGVNGHSASPGGPADMPKKRRAPRPPMTASQSVACGRHTRDSSDLSESESSRKQGQLSPISSTESSLKRTKRRAPPPPLDGPTPSDSDNKEDAQGGDKSSDKYRNCIADRCPAITKVMSELVESLQARQQRTLSYANSSVYQHQLPEDPPTGLFSEHHTPEAELKALSGCQLLRKPSERESLTTFTVVPLRRHQSRRCFEVPLTLQTPDIAEAEQELCPGDPEICTTELSEAIPSEPFRNVCEGSDKSKHLPRVPHLQPAEQENQAWTDVGSDNLKLVDEQDQCINPEDMEMESSESPVRSLCKPEHLGSTINNLELNGNCAYPSKQADKPADKSPIDPKVGPEEQEKIEEQALVENGEEKDWVEEYKERRRRFLGGGGGCNDSLKRLDVWGRIQREFTHMQEETTMQEKDFPSPPPPVYWDSENKEEMQICDKDLDQSANYLPYSEPKSYSTQTNSDPDTSSAENVCSSDPEPHRTSLLSKSHSSFEPCPPATVSLFALAVFQKAKLSKPGLDPNCSRRRELPMNTHSN; this is encoded by the exons ATGGATCCCCAAGATCTCATAGACAGGGACATCACTCTGACTGTACTGCTCCCAGGAGGACAGGAGACCACGGCCACAGTGCATGGCAG TAAACCAGTTATGGATGTTCTGGTTACACTGTGTGCTCAACACCGTCTCGTTCCATCGGATCATGCCATTAAGCTTATTTCAACAAACCAAAACCACATCAATTTCAAACCTAACTCCATGATTGGCTCCGTTGACTTTGAAAGAGTTGTCGTGCAAACTAAAGGGTGCGATAACAAGAAGAAACCTCATGTTCCTGTG GCAACAGTTCGTCTTCTGATAAACTACAAGAAGTCCCATAAGGCAGTAGTACGGGTCAATCCCACAGTGCCTCTGGCTGAGCTGATGCCCACAGTGTGTGAGAAGTGTGAGTTCGACCCTGATGCCACCATCTTACTGAAGACATATCAATCAGAGGAACCTCTGGATCTCACCAAAACACTCAATGATTATGGAATCAGGGAGCTGTATGCCAAAGACATTAAAG tggTACCAAACAATCCTGCTGATCCTGTATTAACCCATAAAG GTGATGAGGAGGAACAGAAAACCTCAGTTAAAGAAAAGAACCAAAGAGAGAAGGGAAACAAAGGTTTCTTTGGTTTATTCAAGAAGAATAAGAAAACACCTGAGCAG GCTGTGATTGGCAGTGCTCCAAATTCTCCCGAGCGTAACGACCAATGCACGGACAGGGTGAACGGTGTTAACGGTCACTCAGCCTCACCCGGGGGCCCTGCCGACATGCCAAAAAAGAGACGCGCTCCACGGCCTCCTATGACAGCGTCCCAGAGTGTTGCCTGTGGGCGTCACACCAGAGACTCTTCTGACCTATCAGAGAGCGAATCTTCTAGAAAACAG GGTCAACTCAGCCCCATCTCTTCCACCGAGTCCTCCCTTAAAAGGACTAAACGGAGAGCTCCGCCCCCTCCGCTTGATGGCCCCACCCCATCCGATTCGGATAACAAag AGGATGCTCAAGGGGGTGACAAGAGTTCAGACAAATACAGAAACTGCATTGCCGACCGCTGCCCTGCAATCACTAAAGTTATGAGTGAACTTGTAGAATCTCTGCAGGCACGGCAACAGAGAACACTGTCTTATGCAAA CTCTTCTGTATACCAGCATCAGCTACCCGAGGATCCTCCTACAGGTTTGTTTTCTGAGCATCACACCCCTGAGGCTGAGCTTAAGGCACTCTCTGGCTGTCAGCTGCTGAGAAAACCCTCTGAGAGAGAAAGTTTGACCACCTTCACCGTAGTCCCCCTGAGACGCCATCAGAGCAGGCGGTGTTTTGAGGTGCCACTAACCTTACAGACACCCGACATCGCTGAAGCAGAGCAAGAGCTGTGCCCTGGAGACCCAGAGATCTGCACCACAGAGCTTTCGGAAGCAATCCCATCTGAACCTTTTAGAAATGTGTGCGAGGGTTCAGATAAAAGCAAGCACTTGCCAAGGGTTCCACATCTACAGCCTGCTGAGCAAGAGAATCAAGCTTGGACAGATGTAGGGAGTGACAATTTGAAACTTGTAGATGAACAGGACCAATGTATTAATCCAGAAGACATGGAGATGGAGAGTTCAGAATCACCTGTAAGAAGTCTTTGTAAACCAGAACATTTAGGCAGTACGATTAATAATCTAGAACTAAATGGCAACTGTGCATATCCTTCAAAGCAAGCTGATAAACCTGCTGACAAGTCACCAATCGATCCAAAAGTGGGCCCTGAGGAGCAAGAGAAGATTGAAGAACAAGCTTTGGTGGAGAACGGAGAAGAAAAGGATTGGGTAGAAGAATacaaagagaggaggaggaggtttCTTGGTGGTGGTGGCGGCTGTAATGATAGTTTGAAAAGATTAGATGTTTGGGGAAGGATTCAAAGAGAATTTACACACATGCAAGAAGAGACAACAATGCAAGAAAAGGACTTCCCATCACCTCCACCGCCTGTCTACTGGGACAGTGAAAATAAAGAGGAAATGCAGATCTGCGATAAAGACCTTGACCAATCTGCAAACTATCTGCCCTACTCCGAACCGAAATCCTACTCTACCCAAACCAACAGTGATCCAGACACCTCTAGTGCCGAAAACGTCTGCAGCTCTGATCCAGAGCCTCACAGAACCTCCTTGTTATCTAAATCGCATTCAAGCTTTGAACCCTGCCCTCCTGCAACAGTGTCTCTTTTCGCCTTGGCTGTATTTCAGAAAGCTAAGCTCTCCAAACCAGGCCTGGATCCCAACTGCTCCAGGAGACGGGAGCTGCCCATGAACACGCACA gTAATTGA